A stretch of DNA from Salmo trutta chromosome 12, fSalTru1.1, whole genome shotgun sequence:
ttgtcctgttgaaaaacaaattatattcccacatagcacaaaccagatgggatggcgtatcgctgcagaatgctgtgatagccatgctggttaagtgtgccttcaattctaaataaatcacagacagtgtcaccagcaaagcacccccacaccatcacacctcttcctccatgccttacggtgggaaccacacatgctgagatcatccgttcacccactctgcatctcacaaagacatggtggttggaaccaaaaatctcaaatttggactcatcagaccaaaggacagatttccagcagtcagtctcctctgaacagttgatgttgagatgtgtctgttacttgaactctgtgaaccatttatttgggctgcaatttctgaggctggtaactctaatgaacttatcctctgcagcagaggtaactctgggtcttcctttcatgtcgatcctcatgagagccagtttcatcttagcacttgatggtttttgcgactgcacttgaagaaactttcaaagttcttaaaattttccggattgactgacctgcatctcttaaagtaatgatggactgttgtttctctttgcctttttgagctgttcttgccataatagggctatcttatgtataccacccctaccttgtcaaaacacaactgattggctcaaatgcattaaggaggaaagaaattccacaaatgaactttaaacaaggcacacctgttaattgaaatgcattccaggtgactacctcatgaaaatggttgagagaatgccaagagtgtgcaaatctgtcatcaaggcaaacggtggctacttatattttgaatatattttgatttgtttaacagttttttggttactacatgattccatatgtgttatttaatcattttgatatcgtcactattattttacaatgtagaaaatagtaaaaattaagaaaaaccatggaatgagcaggtgtgtccaaacttttgactggtactgtacattctaTTTGACCTAGGACTGGGTGTGAAATGAGTCAAAATATGTCGTATTGTTAATGGAatttatatgattaaaggtttgactaaatgatttcactgtGAAAATGTATAACCGAGTGATTATAAGAtgaagccttccctgtggctcagttggtagagcatggtgtgtgcaacgccagggttgtgggttcgattcccacggggggccagtacaaaataaaataaatgaaatgtatgcattcactactgtaagtcgctctggataagagcgtctgctaaatgactaaaatgtaaatgtaaaatgtaatgaatgtactaatgtgtgtgtAGGAAAAGTTGAAGCTTAATGATTTAGCAATGTAAGCAAGACGTTCAAGAAAAAGGGGAACTGTTaacagacagcagacaacttgtgactactgtgaaactgataacaggagGGGAGAAACTGttaggcttgcagtagattatgtaacatgaggcaggatatgataagcaatgtatgtgatggagaagacttggaaataagcattgacagtgttaaagaagaggagggggcATCTGTAAGGGGTATGACATATTGTATGACCAAATGTTAGGTATAAAAGGCTGTGTACATTGTATGATATTCAGAGCTCTCGTAAATAAACGTTCTGACCATTGTTAGCTGGGTCTCAGTCTGTTTCTTTCAACCGGAACCTTACACCTTGTGGTATACAAACTGAGTAGttaaattgaagttcggtttaagaacattgataacttaattcacgtAACGCGTATGTAGAAAAAATACATGAAGTACTGACATCATGAGGCAACACATTAGAACTGGCTCAACCAGTTAGTATAAAATTGTCTGCATGACTGCATAAACACATATTTCATTGAAGGCAGGTCCATGACATGAGTGTGTAAGTGGATCCCCACTGTTGCTGGGCCAAATGTGGTTGATGATAATGATAGAAAAGCCTGCACATGGTATACACGTATGTTCATGGTATACACATATGTTCATGGTATACATGTATGATCATGGTATACATGCATGTTGCTCTCATGTACATTCCATGGGTGCAGCATGCAACCATGTGTGGGCTTTTCTGTCATTAGTTTCATGAAATGCACTCACTCTCTGAATGATGGGTTCATTGATAATGCAAAAGGTAAATCCAAAAAATGGTAAAAGAAATCCCCCACAAAATCCTTATTTACAAATAGAAAGAGTACTTTCAAACGAAGCTGTCAATTCAGGTAATTTACAAAGTCTCTACACAAGGCATGGGCTATGGCAAGGGCCTCAGAGCCATCAGAACCATCTGAGAGCTGCCTCAGCGGGCAGGCCAGCCAGGTGAGAGGAtgggtgggggtggaggagccTGTCCTCTCACGTCGTCCTGGTTCTCAGAGAGCTCATCCTGAGCACGGTGAGCTCCGCTACGTCTGCATCCTGCATCTCAGACTCCTGCTGGCAGCTCTCTCTGATCACATACACTATGAGTCCCACACAGATGATTATGAGAAGAAATATACCTATAACCTGATATATCAGGGGGCAGAAATAAAGATTGAATAAGGTGAATAACATCCTAAATGTGACTGCAATGCATAGACTAGACATCTTTGTCATTGATAACATACAACTCCATCACCCCACATAGGTAGAGTGATTTGTAACAGGTAAGAGCTGTGCAGTAGCATGAGGAGCTAGGGGCCATATGTATCAAGTGTTTCCGAGTAGGAGTGCTGacttaggatcagtttagccttttagatcttAATGAATAAGACGTCATGGACGGggggacctgattctagatcagctctccctctctgaatCGCTTGATACATATGGCCCCTAGCTCCTCATATAATGAAACATATGCATGTAACAATGTAGCATGCATGTGATATGGATGAAATGAAACTCACCTGAGACACAACAAATAGCTGCTGTGAGCGGAGCATTAGTTCTTGCGGTGTGACATCTCCCTGACTAGTTGGCTCACACCATTTCTGCGGTGCTGCTTTATCAACTATGACAAATCTGCCCTTCCAGTCTGTCATTGCACAAGCAAAGTACTGGCCATCGAGGAACAACAAGATCAGCCAGACGATTGCGGGAACAAAACTGGAAAAAGACACAGTCTTCCGGCACCATGTATCGCACCTGCATCCTTGAATGATCAGCATCAACGTGAAGGCCATGACAGCAGGAATGATGAAGAAGGCAGATGAAAACACTCCGTTCCATTTAGGATTGCAAGGACACTCAAACTCCAGCTCCACCAGCTTCTCTAGTCCCATGAGGATAAATCCAAAAGCCACATTTGAGACCAGAGGACTGTTGCTAAGTTCATTTTTCAGTCTGGTAAGCCATTGTTGTCTACTATCCATACTAAATAGACCAAGAAATGAGAGTAGTAGAGGTAAAAAGCCCAACAGAGGGTGTACCGTTGTGAACACATTGGCAACAGTTAAGTGATGCGTGATTAACAGTTCTAGGGGTAAGTTTTTCCCTCGGGCAAAATGCCACACTTCCTCTCTCATTGGTTTTGAACAAAGGAGGGTGTGTCATCGGCTCTGACCTTTCCCTAGCTGATTGGCTGGTGGGGGGTTTCAGATGGGGTTATATTTTAAATGTACTCTTCCACAGATAAACTAGAGGGAGGAGAGTAAAGTGGAGGGAAGTCCAGTTTGTTCTGCCATTGGGTGAGAAGACCAGCCATTTACAATACTTCCTCTAGCACACAAATACTCACAGTGCAATGGCCGGTGGATACTGTAGTGCGGCAGCAGTTGGCAGCAACTTTGGAATCAATTTCTCAGATAGATTTGGCCACAGAATCAGATTATGGACAGTACTACTTAAAAAGTGTCCCTCAAATGGATATTACATGTGTACTGTATACACACTGACTGAATGGGTTGCCATAGTCTGGCCTTTCATTTATCATAGTGTGTTTTCCACTTGTTTACAAAAACATCTTAATATATACCCATTAAGTATATTGATTTCCCCACTGCTAATGTTCACACACAATATACCCAGTATGATTCAGTTGAATTCTGGCTTCTATAATGAACCACCAGATGTCGCCCATGTAACACCACTGCACAGCTCTGGAATACAGGGATTACAGGGAGGCCATGTTAGTTAGGGTCTGTCTGATTGAtacacagtccagtccagtccagtaacCTGGATTCACTGTATCCTGGGTTATGTTTTCTGGTGAAATGAGCTGCTATGTGTAGTTCATGGCAGGGTTGTTACCACCCAGTGACCTGTTTCCTGTGTATTTACAGTATTATGACGGGGCATGGCATTGGGGAAGATTAAACCACAGCCTATAATTATTTACCCTCAGGCAGGTGGCACATTGATGATTTACTTGAATTCCTTGCAATTATCCGTGTCTCTATAATTGTCATTGGTCAAGAGGTCTACTTTGAGATAAACCACCTAAAGTGGCCACTTTCTTTctctatgtgtgcgtgtgtgtttgcgcgcTCGCGTTGGTGGTTGCTCGCGTTTGTGGATGTGCGTCTTGCGATCAAGCTTTCCTGCGCCACATTTCGATGCTAAAATTCCATATGTCGATAGACTGTCTGTCAATAAAAACGACTGACTCAATAAATATGCAAAGGAAATCAAATTGATGCAGGCAATAATTCGTGCATGTTCAGAATGACTGTTTGTAAAATGTACACTTTTATTTTGGGGTCTAAAGCGCCTCGTTTCTATGAGCGCCAATGCGCATCGGTCTGCGCATCTCTGATCCTTCGGAACTACAACGGTGGACGCTCGCACTGACATCGAAAGACCTCCTCCGCAATCCGATGAAGGAGGCTCCGTTTATGGCCCTACTACATCGGCATCCCTGACGGAGCTATCGGCCTGTCCTGGACCATTCCTTGCTGCCTTCATTTCGTTCTTTTCCGGAGGACTTTATCCTTATAGCCTTCGTAGATCATTCTAAAGAACTCCGCATCCACTCTGCTATGCACCTTTAGACCAGATCTATAATTCCCGCGATCAATATCTTATCTCCCACAATCGCCTTGTCTAGTTCCTGCCTCGTCCTCTCATCGAACCCCAAGAATGCAGCCCAATGCAGTAATGTTGGCTGTGGTCCTTTTTGGAAACTTGATGCTGCATTACGTCTCGGCTCAAAACGGTAAGAATAAAGATGTGACTATGCCCGAGATTGTACACAATCGCAGTCAGACACAGTGTTTTTCTAAATGTTCCAATGAGGAGCCTTCTGTGACTCGAGAACATGTATTTTATTACGATTTGAGGAAAGGGGCGTCTGTCATTTGACATAATGTCAAATATGAGGGGGAATGGGCGCATTTACGCATCGCAATAAAGTGTTTATTtagaacaaatttgtttacataacTCTGTTCACAGTATTTAGGGTGCTCATATTTTTTTGACCATTTCCCTACGCACACGATTCTCAATTTTATAGTGTAAGGAAATGGATTGAAACGAGATAAATATGCTATTGAAAACCAGAGCATAAATATGTTACTGCAAACCAGAGCATCGCTGTGTTTGCTTGGTGTTTCCTAATATATGCTCTATTAGCTATTTCGTTCTGTTTGGAGTtagtattgtattattatttgatGGATACATTGGAATTCCTTAAGTCTCCACGAAGACAGCTGGGTTTCAATGATTTGTCTTCATTGACAAATAGATTACTGAATGCACAGATTGTTGACACTCTTTGATTGTAGCATATTTAGTGTTTGGGATGTAAGTATTGTTATGTTGTGAAGAAGAGCAGCGTAATGGAGTGGAATGTTGAAGAACCTGCCAAACAGTCTGCACGATTCAGGACTGTTAAGCCCATAGTCTCTCTCTGGCTAAAACACAACAAACAAATCATCGGGCTTTTATATTAAAGAGGTCAACGTTCCACTTTATGTGTGTGTCATTTCTACATATCATGTGAATTAATAGGCAGCCATTGTCATTGATATCATTTTTAGTGACAATGTTGATATTTGGAAAGGTCATTACTCGTTTTCTGCCCTCAAAATACAATCTGCCTTCTTGTAAACAGCATCTTTGGTTTCCTGGAAATATTTAGACCCAttagtttctctctgtgtgtcagtggAGTTGAGATTCTATTACATAATTGAGGCTTCTGAATCCCACTGTTTGCTCAAAGCAGAGTGTCGATAACCTCAGAACATATACACAACTtccaacaaaacacatttagAGTATCTGTGTGTAGCCTACATGTTTGAAGGTTATAATATCTTGTCCCACAATATGATGGATAACCTTTCAAATGATTATCACCAatttctttccacattttgttgatttCAATTGTCTCTCCGTGGGCCATCCAAGTTtatttctttcagtctttgatgAACACAGTCACAAGGGGCAGGATTGAGGGCAGCATCATTTGCTTGACATGAAGGATGTCTGAGCCTCCTCATCATTGCGTGCCTTCCCTGACATGCCCCTGATGGATGGCCAATCCCAGTGAATCACTTCTGCCACCCAGAGGGGGCACACCAATCAGAGGCAGCCTCTACACAAAACACATGTTCTCAGAGCTGAGCTACTACTAGCTATTGGTATATTTTATGACAATAATTGTTACAATGACGAAACTTGCAATTTGGATCGTGTTATAGGCCTATAGAAAGCTACTAAAAATCCACTAGTCTATTCCTGCACTGACTTTGCTAATAActactttgttgagggaaaatcTACTTGCTACGATTGTGATATGTTTTAAGATGGATGCACAAATGTAAGTCGCTccggataacagcgtctgctaaaggaCTGTTAGCACTGAGAACACAGAAAGATTGTAATATGAAGTTGTACAGCAAtaggcagcaggtagtctagtggttagagcgttggacttgtaaccgaaaggttgccagatcgaatccccgagctgacaaggtaaaaatctgtcgttctgcccctgaacaaggcagttaacccactgttcctaggctgtcattgaaaataagaatttgttcttaactgacttgcctagttaaataaataaaatagtcaCTCAAAGCAGAATAGAGAAATCAATCATTGGCTCTACTATTCTCACTACCAGGGTTggtgtcaattccatttaaatttaggaagtaaactgaaattccaaatcTAATTTCAATTCTATTTTATGCTTCTCTATGAGAAAAACATTTGAATTTCAGTTTGAATCTTGAATTGACTttgttgaaatggaattgacaccAACCCTGCTTACTACTAGTGTACaatgagtgtaccaaacattaggaatgccttcctaatattgagttgcacccctttttgccctcagaacagtctcaattcgttggggtatggactctacaaggctcGACAtttttccacagggatgctggcccatgttgactccaatgcttcccacagttgtgtcaagttggctggatgtcctttgggtggtggaacattcttgatacacacaggaaattatTGAGCATGAAAatcccagtagcgttgcagttattggacactcaaaccggtgcacctggaacctaataccataccccgttcaaaggcacttaaatattttgtcttgcccattcatcctctgaatggcacacagacaatccatgtctcaaatgtctcaaagcttaaaaatccttctttaatctgtctcctcctcttcatctacactgattgaagtggatttaataagtgacatcaataagggatcctagctttcacctggattcacctggttggtctgtcatggaaagagcaggtgttcctaatgttttgtacactcagtatacatTTATTAATTGATCTGGTGGATAAATTATGTGTGTATGAGGACACGCTTTGATGGTCCCCATCCACAAAGTCAGATCTACGCCCTCTATTGTTTGGTAAAGCCCAAGTGAAGGCATTCCAGTCTTTGCCCAGTGTTAGTGCCCACTCCCTGGGTCCCATAGCGACACCAGGGCTCCCTCCACCATGGGCTCTGCTGAGACTCCCGGGGTCTGTGGTAGACAGACTGGTGCTACCTTGTCGAGCCTCACTGTAACTGGTGAAGACTGATACAACTCCTTTCTTTATAGCCTATTGATGTATTACAGTTTATTAAAGTGATGTCGGGTTTTAGACACTAGTGAGATACAGTTCTGTAGCTGGAtactgtaaaacacatttatgaGGCTGTTATATAAATACAGTAATCATATTTTAATGGATGGTATACTGATGCTATACTGATTTGGTGACACAAATATGGGTTTACCCTCCAAACAAATGAATTCATATTTCACAGTCTGGATTTAGTGTGAGTGATGTAACGTGGCAGGCTTCACTATGTCACGTTTGATTTCCTCAGCAATATTTCAGATTCGGGGCAATGGAGTGTAAAGAAGTGTAATTATATGGGCAGGGGATTTTAatcacagtacagtatgtgtgaagCAGAGGAGGGAGCTGAGCTGAGACCATTATACCTCTATATGCTTGGGGGGAGCCTGACCAACCATAGATGGCTGAGATTCAGCAACAGATATCTGGAGGACTGTAAATAGCATTGTTCCATTCTGCTGCCAGTCGCTATTTATAGAGCGGAGACACAGCACCCTGAGCACAGAGAACTGTGGCTTTAATGTCCTTTTGCGAAAGTGAGTACATTAACTCTTAATGGATAGCAGCATCCCTGTGCACAGCTGCTTGGATCTCTGAAGACTCACTAGATGCATGTGAACCATTTAAGCTCTTAAAGGGCCTCGTTTTTTTATGCATGACGAATATGAAGAGGGGTTCTCTCCTGTCCCTAACCTGAAGATGCTGCTTATGGCAATGCACCATGGATAATCTCCCCCTATGAACAATTGAACAGCCACTACAGCCGTAATCAAGTTCAGGACATTTGTGTGTATAATATCCTATTTTTGAGTTGACATAGACTACAGACCACAATGTAAATTCCTTTGATGTGAGTTACCAATATAAACATAAACCAACTCAAGCATCAACTCAATGCTGCTCTAAATGCATCTGTTATTTTTCTATAAGATAGAGAGCTACGACCGCTCATGATTTCTTCACGTAGTACAGTATTAGTAGGTTTGTGTGGGTCaaagccacagacagacagtttaTCGACACAGTCCCAGTTTCTATCACTAAACACGCTTCATGATCAAATCCCCTGAATCAGGGCCAAGCAACATTATAAAAATAAATCTAAAATGGCATCTCTCTTACAATTAATAAGGGACTCAATCAATGTAACTGCAAGGTACAGAGTAGCTTGGTAATTGTAAGGTAATTTGTAAGTCCATGCTGTATCACTGCCCATGTTCTGAGTAGCAGAGGACACATCTGTGAGACCGGAAAATGTGCTGTGGGACGTAAGCCAGTTCTTCCACTGAGTCACACTAGCCCACTGTGAAACATGATACATACTGCACCGATGGCAACAGCATCAGGCACCCCACAGCCTCCAACACAGTACACAccagacatactgtagctactgaTGATGATACCCAAATGGAAGACGCTAGACGGAATTTTAAACAAAATGGAGACTTAATGTTGATATGTGGTTGTGTGGAATATTCGTTCTGGGAGATTTGTTTGTGGTTACAATATGTGTTGTCACAGTGTGTCCAGTGAAGAAAACACCTAATTTGATAGTCATTGTCAAAAACTGTTATGGTGACATGGATGAGTGTCAGCTAGTCCTGTGGCATATGGTATCTTAACCATGCTAGCTTTGCACAGTGACAGAGGGCTTGGGTTGTCTGTCATCTTGACCTCCGAAAGGGTTAATCGGGGAGCAATGTTTGCTGGTTGAGGGGGATAAGCCCATTTCAACTggggatgggggggtggggggatttAACTCTCATGAAAGCTGTGGCTCCCCTCTATGACCCGAATGGCTGTCCCTGAGTAGTTACAGTAAGATGGCAGAGGtcacctcctccctctcatctcagctgctgttgctaactgcCATTTAACCACAACACCACTCTAATGCATGCAGGCATCAAGGTTTATTGTTGATTTGTTCAAACAAATTAGGAAATCTATACCCGCCCACCCATCGATGTGTTAAGAGCAGCTCAGAAACAAATACATCATCCTTCAACCCACAGCAGTGACTCATTTACAACTGTCAGAGCAGGAGGCTTTATGAAATCTTGGGCAATCGGCCAAGTGTAACACCTCTTAACCAGATGCTGGAAGCCAGCTAAGTTGGCTCTCCTACAAAAGTCAGATATACTGGCTAAGACAAAGGATttgaaattggtgaagtgaaatgaaaaaaaataacttgttttaaaaaatatatataataaaaataatggaaaagtggtgcgtgcatatgtattcaccccctttgctatgaagcccctaaataagatctggtgcaacaaattaccttcaaaagtcacattattagttaaataaagtccacctgtgtgcaatctaagtgtcacatgatctgtcacattatCTCagaatatatacacctgttctgaaaagccccagagtctgcaacaccactaagcaaggggcaccaccaagcaagcggcacaatgaagaccaaggcgctctccaaacaggccagggaaaaagttgtggagaagtacagatcagggttgggttataaaaaaaatatccaaaactttgaacatcccacggagcaacaTTAAATTcattattcaaaaatggaaagaatatggcaccacaacaaacctgccaagagagggtcgTCCACctaaactcacggaccaggcatggagggcattaatcagagtcaacaaagagaccaaagataaccctgaaggagctgcaaagctccacagcggagattggagtatctgtccataggaccactttttaaaccgtacactccacagagctgggctttacagaagagtggccagaaaaaagccaatgcttaaagaaaaaaataagcaaacatgtttggtgttcgccaaaaggcatgtgggagactccccaaacatatggaagaaggtactctggtcaaatgagactaaaattgagctttttggccatcaaggaaaacgctatgtctggcgcaaacccaacacctctcatcaccccgagaataccatccccacagtgaagcatgttggtggcagcatcatgctgtggggatgtttttcatcggtagggactgggaaactggttagaattgaaggaatgatggatggcgctaaatgcagggaaattcttgagggaaacctgtttcactcttccagagatttgagactgggacagaggttcaccttccagcaggacaatgcccctaagcatactgctaaagcaacacttgagtggtttaaggggaaacatttaaatgtctggaatggcctagtcaaagcccagacctcaatccaactaagaatctgtggtatgacttaaagattgctgtacaccagcggaacccatccaacttgaaggagctggagcagttttgccttgaagattgggcaaaaatcccagtggctagatgtgccaagcttttagagacataccccaagagacttgcagctgtaattgctgcaaaaggtgtctctacaaagtattgacttagggggggtgaatagttatgcacgctcaactTTTTTTGTCttctttcttgtttgtttcacaataaaaaatattttgcatcttcaaagtggtaggcatgttgtgtaaatcaaatgatacaaaccccacaaaaatctattgcctgcctgcctgatgtGTGCTCTGCAGTCCTCAGGGGAGAGAGCTCCCCAACTCACTCAGTAGACCGAGCACATGTGTAATGGGCCACCACACAGACTCAGAGGGGATCTATTCACCACAGTATACTCTATGTGATGCTATATGACATTATAATGAAGTGCCTCACATAATAAACAGAGATTAATGGATGCTTGTGACTCAGTCTGTGCTGTACATGAATCCATCCTCATATGGTATCATTTCATTCACATCACCTATGTAATTGTGGTAGTATCCCTTTAACAACATTACAGGCTACTCTCTTCTATGAAAACCTCCTGGTCCTCTTCACTTTCTGTTGCCTTCCAAAAGAGTTGAGGATG
This window harbors:
- the LOC115203026 gene encoding calcium homeostasis modulator protein 6-like; translation: MDSRQQWLTRLKNELSNSPLVSNVAFGFILMGLEKLVELEFECPCNPKWNGVFSSAFFIIPAVMAFTLMLIIQGCRCDTWCRKTVSFSSFVPAIVWLILLFLDGQYFACAMTDWKGRFVIVDKAAPQKWCEPTSQGDVTPQELMLRSQQLFVVSQVIGIFLLIIICVGLIVYVIRESCQQESEMQDADVAELTVLRMSSLRTRTT